AAAAGTGCGGAAGCGTCCGGCGAAATTGGGGGACACGATCAGGCGGTACTTGTTCCCGCCAATGTTGAAGACGATGTACCCGGCCACCCAGTCGGCGCTGCCGTAGTCGGCCCGCACATCCGCAAAGGTGTGGTAGGTGGCGCCCTGAACGTGAGCCAGCCACTCGCGCAGAGGTTCCTCGGCCTCCGGTTCCTCCGCCCAGACGGCGGCGAGTGTGCGAGGCGAGATGACGTTCATGGCTAGTTATATCATAGTGACATAAATATGTCAAGGTGACATGAAGAGGATGTGTCATTCCAGAACGTGATGGGGCGGCCATGGCCCCGGCTGACCATCCAAAGTGCCCTGGTCTCGGCCGCACCGACTTTCCCAGGCGGTCAGAAAATGACCCGCTTGCAGACACTCAGACTTCCGGGGAGATCGGCGTCGCCCTCTACCCGAACGCCCTGCATCTCGCCCGCAGAACCAGTCTGCGGGCGAGATGCGGGGCGTCGAAGGAGTGGGGCTCTGCGCCCCCCGGCTGCGCTCAGGGCGTCAGGTAGGTGACCTCCAGGGTGGGGGCGTGTGCGCCGTGGTCACCGGAATGCAGCCAGGCGAAATCGGCCTGGCCGTCGCCGTCGGTCAGCGCCGCGAAGCGCAGGCGGTACTGCGAGCGGCTGCGGCCGGCCGCCAGGTCAGCGTTCAGGGCACCCAGCACCGCGAGGCTCTTGGCGCCCAGCGCGCTGGAACTGCTGATGTCGCCCAGCGTGGCATACACCGTGGGATCGAAGTCGGTGGACGTCAGGCTCACGCCGTAATTCACGTGGTCGAGCCTCAGGTCGCTGCTCCCCACGTCCAGGCTGGTGTACGGCGTTCCCGTGACACTGGACTGGTGGACGCCCAGCGTGGCGGACACGACGGTCGCGCCCGTCAGGGCAGCCAGGTCGAAGCTCAGGTAGCTGCGGTAGGTGGCGTTGTCCACGGTGCCGCTGTCGCCCGCCAGCAGGGCCACACCGTCCGTGTTCACGGCGCCGTCCGACCGCACCCAGCCGTCCAGCGCGGGCGCGCTGCTCAGGGTGGTGCTGAGCTGGCGCAGCGTCCGGAAGGAGCTGCCGAAGGCGGGCAGGGCGTTGCCGGCCAGATCCGTGGCGCTGCCGTCCAGGCTCAGGGCGTAGACCTTCCCGGCGGCCGTGTACTGCAGGTTCGCCTTCGGGGTCAGC
The sequence above is drawn from the Deinococcus koreensis genome and encodes:
- a CDS encoding type II toxin-antitoxin system HigB family toxin, which codes for MNVISPRTLAAVWAEEPEAEEPLREWLAHVQGATYHTFADVRADYGSADWVAGYIVFNIGGNKYRLIVSPNFAGRFRTFFVKFIGTHKDYDRLDLERDL
- a CDS encoding Ig-like domain-containing protein; the encoded protein is MHTALSTTLTVSALLLASCGGGGVPSDTTPPDTTPPSVLGLTPGDQATGVAQDATIVITFSEPMNRAATQAAYQSAELPAGDLAFSWNDPGTELTLTPKANLQYTAAGKVYALSLDGSATDLAGNALPAFGSSFRTLRQLSTTLSSAPALDGWVRSDGAVNTDGVALLAGDSGTVDNATYRSYLSFDLAALTGATVVSATLGVHQSSVTGTPYTSLDVGSSDLRLDHVNYGVSLTSTDFDPTVYATLGDISSSSALGAKSLAVLGALNADLAAGRSRSQYRLRFAALTDGDGQADFAWLHSGDHGAHAPTLEVTYLTP